A window of Cryptomeria japonica chromosome 3, Sugi_1.0, whole genome shotgun sequence contains these coding sequences:
- the LOC131874457 gene encoding uncharacterized protein LOC131874457 has translation MPPLQANSQRIKAKSVNYYLNDAIRARLCETRADYKNPVGNKSGSDNGIDMSFLEEEDGGCLPQCRTKADGSEGGFTIPILADWVAIVVKGISSSSDNKNLEAILLRDVIKATENADLSTEMESQGKSYVRRFVMKNLRCAGYDACICRSRCTEAPSLKHNSNNRLVADIDFTSQFEFARPTAEYSALLQILPSCFVGRADKLRGMIKIMCDAAKISLKAEGLHLPPWRKYRYVEAKWLGPSTHPLPPMC, from the exons ATGCCGCCGCTTCAGGCAAATTCACAGCGCATAAAGGCCAAGAGCGTCAATTATTATTTGAATGATGCCATTCGAGCAAGGCTGTGCGAAACCAGGGCAGATTATAAAAATCCAGTTGGTAACAAAAGCGGAAGCGACAACGGAATAGATATGAGCTTTCTTGAGGAAGAAGATGGCGGTTGCCTTCCACAGTGCAGAACCAAGGCCGACGGCTCGGAGGGAGGATTCACCATTCCTATTTTGGCAGACTGGGTCGCCATCGTGGTTAAG GGTATCTCTTCCTCCTCCGACAATAAAAATCTTGAGGCTATACTGCTTCGAGATGTTATAAAAGCTACAGAAAATGCAGACCTTTCTACTGAGATGGAAAGCCAAGGAAAAAGCTACGTGCGACGATTCGTAATGAAGAACCTCCGATGCGCAGGGTACGATGCATGTATTTGCAGGTCGCGGTG TACGGAGGCGCCTTCTTTGAAGCACAATAGCAACAATCGTTTGGTGGCGGACATCGATTTCACGTCGCAATTTGAGTTTGCTCGGCCCACGGCAGAGTACAGTGCGCTGCTACAAATTCTGCCGAGTTGCTTTGTGGGAAGGGCAGATAAACTCCGCGGCATGATCAAGATCATGTGTGATGCAGCCAAAATATCGCTGAAAGCAGAAGGATTGCACCTGCCGCCATGGAGGAAATATCGTTACGTGGAAGCCAAATGGCTGGGCCCCTCCACGCACCCCCTTCCTCCCATGTGTTAG